TTCAGCGACTGTCGGCGTTCATCTCAATCACTGATTCTCGTATCGGTACTCGGCCTGCGCGTGAAGCGTCGACGTGTAGCTCACCGTACCGTGCGCGATGATGCTCGCGATGGAGGCCACCGGCGTGATCCACCTGAACGGGTAGGCAATCGACACCTTGATCGACGTCGTGGCGGGACTCCCCACGGCGGTCACGGTGACGTTCGCTCTCACCAGATTATCGCCCCCAAACGTGAAGGGGTTAAACCGGGCGATTACGGTATCCTTGATGTCGGTCGTGTTGACCACCTGCTGGGTTGCCCCGAAGCGCGCGCCTTCGCGCGCGGCCGATACGAGACCGTTGGACGTGTACATGACGCGGCCGAAATCGACCATGCCGAACATCAGGATCAGCAAGACCGTGATCATCAGCGCGGTCTCGAGGATCACGCTGCCGTCCTGCCTCTGAAAGAACGTCCGTCCGTCCATCTCGCACCTCAGCCGATCAAGTGCCCGGGCCACCAGAACGCCAGGAGGACGCCGGCCGAGATGGCCAGCGCATAGGTCATTCGACGGCCAGCCGCTGGGGGCGCGTTGCGCAGCATCGCGGGCTGCTGCACGCCGTGTCCGAGGCGAATGAACGTCCATGTCCAACCCGAGCTGAGGATCATGTAAACGAGCGCCAGCGCGCCACCGAAGAGCGCCGTGTAAAGTGCTCCTTCGACTGCGCCGCGGGCGCCGAGGAAAGTCGCCGACGCCGCGAACAGCTTCACGTCGCCGGCACCCAGCATTCGCAGCAGGTAAAACGGAAACCACACGGCAAACCCGGTCAAAAGCCCGGCGCCCGCGTGTGAGAGACCGTTTATTGCAGGATTTGTAACCATCGCGAACGCGCATCCTGCCGCGATGGTAGCCAGCACCAGCTTGTTCGGGATCAGCCGCGTCCGCAGGTCCGACACGCAGGCAACTGCCAGGAGGCCGACCAACAACGCACTCCCGGCGACCGCCGGCGCGGGACCCGCGAACACGAAGCTTTCCGGGTAGAACGCCGTCGCCTACGGAAGCGACGCGTTCACCGAGTTGAAGCCGTTGCTGATCTTGCTGCCGATGGTCTTGATGGCCACGATGCAAAGCACGGCAATGAGCAGCACGAGCATGCCGTACTCGAGCAGGGCCGCGCCGTCTTCTTCCTTGAGGAAGTTCCGGGCGATGGCGGTGAGGCGGTTCATGAAGCGCTCCAGATGAGGGTAAAGGGACGAGCGACAGCAATCCAGCGACTGCAACTTCGGGAGAGCTACGGATTCAACGGACACTGAATCGGGATTTGCGCGGCGCCAAGCGGTCCTACGGAAGCAGCGTGTTCGCCGAGTTGAAGCCGTTCGCGACTTTGCTTCCGATTGTCTTCAACGCGATGATGCAGAGCAGCGCGATGAGCATGACCAACATGCCGTACTCGATCAACGCGGCACCGTCCTCGTTCTTAAAGAACTGTCTTGCGGCCCTCAACATCCGGCGTCCTGTTGGCGTCATGTCTAGTCTCGACTTGCTAAACCGTAAGGGAGAGCGTTTGGCATCGCGGACAGAACATTCTGAGACAGCAACGCGACGACCCACGTTTGCGATACGCAACCGCTATGTATGGCTCCCAATAGCTTCCAAGCCGATCTGATGCCAAAGTGACGCGCGGCGAACATTGGGCTGGCGTCCACTACCGCGCAAGCCTATCCCAACCGCCGACGCCACGCCGGCACCGACGTGACGCGCCTCACCTCTGCAACGCTGGGACCGCCAGTTCGAAAAACGCCGCCACTGTCGAACTCCCTTCGAGCCGATCCCAGCTATTTCGGGCCCGTGACAAAATTACAAAAGCAACGCCACCAACCGCTTACCGCCAACTGCGTCCGTCGTTCGCCGCCCGCGGGATTCTTCGAACTGAGCGAGTGAGGCGGAAAAAACGGGATACATTTTCACCCTTGCACGACCACAGCAAAACGCACCGACTGTTGCGTTTTGTCAACACCCGCCGAATAGTTTCCACAACAATCGAGCACTACCATTAGCCCCAATGCATTTTTTTGGCGTCTGATCGGCGATCGAGCTCCTCAGGGCGAGACTTGTATGGATGGCCGAGGTAGTTTGCTGGTGCTCGTGGCCGAGAACGCTCGGCGGCGACTGCTCTTTGATTAAGGAACCTTTATATGCGCGAGCCGATCGCCCTCTCCGTGGTGATCCCGGCGTACAACGAAGTCGCGAGACTTCCGGCGACCCTTAGGGATCTCCAGGCGTTTCTCGACCGCGACGGCCGGCGCGCCGAAGTCATCGTCGTGGACGACGGATCCACCGACGGAACGAGCGAAGTCGTCCGGCGCATCGAAGCCGACGATGACCGAATCCGGCTCATTCGGCTGCCGCAAAATCGCGGGAAGGGGTACGCGGTGCGGACCGGCATCGTGAACACGGCCGGACGTCTCGTCTTGTTCGCTGACGCCGACGGCGCCACTCCCTTTGAGGAGTTGGCCCGCTTGGAGACACAGATTGCCGCGGGAGCGCGCATCGCGATCGGCTCTCGGGCCATTCCCGATGGCGCCACGAGGGTCGAAGCCCGCTTCTATAGACGTGTCGCCGGCCGGCTGTTCCACGCCGTGGTACGTCTGTACGCGATCCGCGGATTCGTCGACACGCAGTGCGGCTTCAAGCTCTTCGACGCCCCGGTGGCCCACGATCTCTTTTCCCGCATGCGCATGACGGGCTACAGCTTCGATGTCGAAGTCCTGCTCATGGCCCTTCGGGCCCAGTATCCGGTTGCCGAGGTCCCCGTGAACTGGGTCCACCAGCCGGGGTCCAAGGTCCGCGTGGTTCGCGACGGACTACGCATGGCACTCGACGTGATGCGGATCCGGGCTAATGCGGCGCGTGGAATGTACGACCAGCCCCACATTGCTTTGCCGCCTCGGGAGGCGGCGAGTACCGAGACGATCGCCTCTTAAGGGGCGCCCGTACGTTTTGACTGCGGCAGTGGGACCAGCGCCTCGCAGCTCGTGTGGCGCGGGTCGAGCGACTGCATGACGGGCAACACGCGCCGAGGAACTGGGCCGATGCCCGCGCGTTGCCACCAGTCATCGGTGACCCACACGCCGATCATGCGAGACGGTCCGTCCAGCTGATTGGTCATCGCGACGCGATGCCAACCGCGCGCGGTATCGAGAACAGCCGCCACGGGAAACTTTACCGGAAAAATCGCGACGTCGGCCGTCCGCCACGGCTGCAGCGGAATCTCCGGCTTGAACGCGCTGAAGTACGTCTCCGCGCGCGCGACCGAGTCGGGAAAGATGGTTCTCCCGTCGATCGATTCGGACAATCGCGGCAGCCGCCACGGGAAATAGCCGCCGAAGTTGAACATGGTGACGAGACGGGCGTCCGTTGGTCGCGTATTGCACTCGATCCACCGCACGAGCGGCTCGATCATCTTCGCGTTGATCGACGGCACGTAGCGCATGTTGGCGTCACCGGCGCGAAGCGCGGGGTCCTCCCATGTCTCGAGACCGGCCGCCGCCACGAGCGCGAAGATCACGAGAACGATTGCGCGCTGTGCCGTTCGTACGACGGGAACGGCCGGCGTTCGCGCCAACGACAGCGCCACGGCGGACATCGGAATCGTCACCAGCCACCACACGACGAGCGATCGGAGCGCAAGGGCGAACAACAACAGCCCCGCGAGCCACAGACCGCCATGGAAAAAGCGCTCTCTCGCGTCGAGTTTCTTGGCCGCCACCCACGGGAGAAAGGCGAGCAGCACGCCCACGACGGTGGACCCCTCGATCCCGGTCATCAACATTTGAAAACCAGGCTTGTATTCGTTGATCCCGCTGGGCGGCCCAAGCACAGCGTTCTTGGCGAAGTTGAGCGCGAAGATCTCTGGCCAATGCAGTGCGTACGGCGACAAGAACCAACCGAGCACGATGGCGGCCGGCACGAGCACCATGCGTTTCCGATCGGCCGGTGGTTTGGTCAACAAGAGCACGCAGGGAATCAGTGCGATCGGAAAAAGCAAATGCGTGTTCGACAGCACCGTGCTGACCGCCAACAACCCAACGAGCGTCAGCCCGAGCCGGCGCGTATCGAGTGCTCGATAGACGAGCGCCCACGCCAGCGGAGTGGCGATCAGCAGAATGCTTTGCGGGCGAACGTAGGGCGTCGTTCCGAGTGTCACGATCAAATTGCCCGCCACCATCACGAGCACCACCCACGGATTCCACCGCGCCACTCGTCCCAGAACGAGCATCACCGCGGCCAGCGCGACGTACGTAATTCCCTGGAGCACACCGAGCCCGATTGGACCCACGTGCGCCATGAGCTCGAAGTACAGCAGCTCGATCGCCCACGAATACGCCTGAAACGGCGCGCCGGCCCGTGTCCATGCGAACGGTTCCGTGAACGGGACGGCATGGTGCCTCGCAATCCACTCTCCCGTCGCCAAATGCATCGGCAAATCCGGGTCGGCGAGTGGAAGCGATGTTCCCGCCGTGAACAGGAGCACGCCGATGAGCATCAACTGCCACTTCCAGAATGGGCCGAGCGCGTCGCGCCATTGCTCGGACCAGCCGACTTGCGAGGAGTCGACGTACGTGGCGGTTTCGCCTTCCGAAGATTCCATTTGGTTCGGCTACGCCGCCGTCTGAGGAAGGTTCAGCAACCACGAGTCTGCACCTCGACGATCGCCTCCGGTGTGTCGAAACTACCACACATGCGACGTGAGACCGTGAGGATCTTCGCCGTTTCGGCGGCGATCGGACTGGCGGCAGGCACCCTGGCCTGGTTCCTGTTTCCGTACAGCCACGGCGCTGATTTCGCTCAGTTTCATTTTCACGCGCGAAACTGGCTCGCGGGACGTGACCCGTATGTCGGCGGATTCCCGATCATGCGGCGGACGCGCGTCGTCCCGGAACCGTTTTTCTACCCGTTCCCCGCCCTCTTCCTCCTCGCACCGTTCGCGCTCGTGCCGCTGCGACTCGGATACGCCCTGTTCGCGACCGCGTCGACGGTGCTTCTGTCGTGGTGCATTCTCCTCAAGTCGCCCGAGCGCCTTCCGATGCTCCTCGGCTCGGCGTTCATCGTCGCGGTGGGGCTGGGTCAATGGACCCCGCTCGTCACGGCGACACTCCTTCTGCCGGTGCTGGGCTTCCTCGCCGTCGTCAAGCCGAACATCGGCCTCGCATCCGTTCCCGCCGACCCTTCTTGGAATCGAATAGTCGGTGGCGGCGCTTTGCTGTTGCTTTCGCTCGCGTTCCAACCGAGTTGGCCTGCCGAGTGGCTGCGCAATCTCCGGTCGATGCCCGGCCATCCAATTCCGCTTCTCATTCCGGGCGGCGTTCTCACGCTCCTCGCGCTGCTCCGCTGGCGGCGTCCCGAGGCGCGTCTCCTCCTGGGGATGGCCTGCGTACCGCAGTTGCTGTATTTCGCCGACCAACTTCCGCTCTGGTTGGTCGCACGCACGCGGCGCGAGTCGATCGCGCTGAGCGCGACGAGCATGATCGCGTGGCTCATCGCGCTGCAAGCGTTCAACCGGCCCGGCGGAAATCCGGCGTTCGATTCCGACTATCTCGTGCTGGCGGGCGTGTATCTCCCGGCTCTGGTGATGGTTCTTCGTCGGAAGAATTCCGGCCGTCTCCCGCAGTACATCGAGCGGCGGATCGCCCGCTGGCCCAGCTGGATTCGCGGCAGCGCGGAGGAATCGACTTAGCGCGTCCCGCGGATGCACGCGTCCACGTATTCCGGCAGCCCCGCCATGGCGCACTCGCGCGCCGCGCTCTTGTCGTCGGCGTGGAGCGGCGCAATCCGCACTCCCACCGACTCGAAGCACTTCTTGCGGCCACCCTCCGGCACCGCGCCGCAGAAGTCGATCGCACCGCGCGCCGAGAGCTCTCGATCCACTAACGCTTCGACGGCGCCGGCGAAACAGTCCGTTTGGAACGCACCGGCCCCGGTGCACGTGCCGATGACCTTTGGCCGATTCCACCGGAAGAACGCCTGGCTCTGCTTCCCGAACCCGCGGTAGCAGTTGGACGCCGAGGCCGACGGGGCGAGTGAGCAGTCCTTGAGCGTTCTCTCGAGGTCGTAATCGCGCAGGCGCGCGATCACGAGCGGCTGATACGACCAGCACGACGGCTGATACTGCGCCGCGACGCTGTCGCAGGGAAACGCGACGTCCGACTTTCGAAAACTATTGGTCGACGGGGCGGGACTCCCCATGTCCATCGCCATGTGCTCGTGCGCCGCCCCGGCCAGCGCGGCGTCGCCGACGTTCATCCCCTTCATTCCGACGCCGTGCACCGCGTTTTCCATGAACACGCCGTCGTGACACTCGCCGCGCAGATCGCCCGAATCGAACGAGTCGCACGCGCCGAGCGCGCGCGCGAGATCGTAGCCCATCGCTTCGGTGAAGCCGTGGCCAAGTCCGTGCGCGCATTCCATCGTCAGCTCACGGGCGTCGCCCGCGTGCGCGAACGACGTGCACACCTTCGCCATCGCCGGCGGATCGACGTGCTGCTGCGCCGCGAGCAGCCCTTCGAGCACGCCGTGGTAGCACCCGGCCTCGAACGTCGGACGGCACTCGCGCAGTACGGCGGGATCGTGGCCGTTGTTGGCGATCGCGAAGCGGCCGAGCGCGTGGGCGATCATGTGGCCATCCCCCTCGAGCGTCGAATCCCGCTTCACGAACGCGGAGAGACTGTCCATCGCCCGCCCGACCCCTTCCGACTTCGCCGCGAGAAACACCGACGCGATGTCGAGATCGCGCGTCGACACCGCCGACCAGTCGAACGACGCCGGAGCCTGCGGCCGCGCCGCCGCGTCGCTCGCGCGGAGCCACGCGAACACGAGAACCCCAATCAAGAGGAGTGCGGTGAGATCGATGAGTCGCCGAATCATTGGTTGCTAATAGAAGTCCCGCTACAGAGCCGCCTCGACATGACGCACATCACGAAGCACGCGTGACATCGTCCCGGTTTCCCGTCCACCCGTCCACCCGTCCACCCGTCCACCCCAATGAATCCTCGAATCTCTCCCCCCGATCTCAACTTAAGAACATGTCTTGCATCCGTGGCGCGGTCGTTCAATTCTCGCATCCGAACCCCGGAGGAACCGATGGCCCGCTCGACCACCATGACCGTCGCGGCGTTCGCCGCAATCGCTGCCTGCGCCCTTGCCGCTCCCGCCGCCTCGCAAGTCGTCACGACCGCCGGCGGCGACGTGGTTTCCGCTGCGCAGAAGCACCTGATCGACAATCTGATCACGATCGACTCGATCCAAGCCGCGACGGCGAAGCTGGCGGCCACGAAGACGGAGAACCCCGCGATCCGCGATTTTGCCACGTCGCTCGCGTCGGATCACGCCGCACACGCCAGCGCGCTCCAGACGATCGCCGCGAAGAAGGACGTCGGACGCGAAGCCGACGCGAGCAGCAAGACCGCGACGGATTTTGCCAGCCGTTAC
Above is a window of Gemmatimonadaceae bacterium DNA encoding:
- a CDS encoding Flp family type IVb pilin, which gives rise to MLRAARQFFKNEDGAALIEYGMLVMLIALLCIIALKTIGSKVANGFNSANTLLP
- a CDS encoding DUF4142 domain-containing protein, with product MARSTTMTVAAFAAIAACALAAPAASQVVTTAGGDVVSAAQKHLIDNLITIDSIQAATAKLAATKTENPAIRDFATSLASDHAAHASALQTIAAKKDVGREADASSKTATDFASRYTALEAMAAGAEFDRAFLQAVIANHQAEIAAINSGKTSAGDEDLKKDLDQTVGGLQSHVAKANELSAALQKGGAAPAKPPM
- a CDS encoding TadE/TadG family type IV pilus assembly protein, whose protein sequence is MDGRTFFQRQDGSVILETALMITVLLILMFGMVDFGRVMYTSNGLVSAAREGARFGATQQVVNTTDIKDTVIARFNPFTFGGDNLVRANVTVTAVGSPATTSIKVSIAYPFRWITPVASIASIIAHGTVSYTSTLHAQAEYRYENQ
- a CDS encoding dolichyl-phosphate beta-glucosyltransferase, whose amino-acid sequence is MREPIALSVVIPAYNEVARLPATLRDLQAFLDRDGRRAEVIVVDDGSTDGTSEVVRRIEADDDRIRLIRLPQNRGKGYAVRTGIVNTAGRLVLFADADGATPFEELARLETQIAAGARIAIGSRAIPDGATRVEARFYRRVAGRLFHAVVRLYAIRGFVDTQCGFKLFDAPVAHDLFSRMRMTGYSFDVEVLLMALRAQYPVAEVPVNWVHQPGSKVRVVRDGLRMALDVMRIRANAARGMYDQPHIALPPREAASTETIAS
- a CDS encoding Flp family type IVb pilin gives rise to the protein MNRLTAIARNFLKEEDGAALLEYGMLVLLIAVLCIVAIKTIGSKISNGFNSVNASLP
- a CDS encoding prepilin peptidase, coding for MFAGPAPAVAGSALLVGLLAVACVSDLRTRLIPNKLVLATIAAGCAFAMVTNPAINGLSHAGAGLLTGFAVWFPFYLLRMLGAGDVKLFAASATFLGARGAVEGALYTALFGGALALVYMILSSGWTWTFIRLGHGVQQPAMLRNAPPAAGRRMTYALAISAGVLLAFWWPGHLIG